In the genome of Salvelinus namaycush isolate Seneca unplaced genomic scaffold, SaNama_1.0 Scaffold43, whole genome shotgun sequence, one region contains:
- the LOC120041275 gene encoding proline-rich extensin-like protein EPR1 isoform X2, producing the protein MTKLKLSNSSHPPSPCSQALHGPSVLYPPSPCSQALHGPSVLYPPSPCSQALHGPSVLYPPSPCSQPLHGPSVLYPPSPCSQPLHGPSVLYPPSPCSQPLHGPSVLYPSFPLFSAPPRPQCTVPSFPLFSGPPRPQCTVPPFPLFSAPPRPQCTVPSFPLFSAPPRPQCTVPSFPLFSAPPRPQCTVPSFPLFSGPPRPQCTVPPFPLFSAPPRPQCTVPPFPLFSGPPRPQCTVPSFPLFSGPPRPQCTVPPFPLFSGPPRPQCTVPSFPLFSAPPRPQCTVPPFPLFSGPPRPQCTVPPFPLFSGPPRPQCTVPPFPLFSGPPRPQCTVPSFPLFSGPPRPQCTVPPFPLFSGPPRPQCTVPSFPLFSGPPRPQCTVPPFPLFSGPPRPQCTVPSFPLFSAPPRPQCTVPPFPLFSGPPRPQCTVPPFPLFSAPPRPQCTVPSFPLFSAPPRPQCTVPPFPLFSGPPRPQCTVPPFPLFSGPPRPQCTVPPFPLFSGPPRPQCTVPPLPLVLSPSTAPVYCTPPSPCSQALHGPSVLYPSFPCSQPLHGPSVLYLPSPCSQPLHGPSVLYPSFPLFSAPPRPQCTEPSFPLFSGPPRPQCTEPSFPLFSAPPRPQCTVPPFPLFSGPPRPQCTVPPFPLFSGPPRPQCTVPPFPLFSGPPRPQCTVPSFPLFSAPPRPQCTEPSFPLFSAPPRPQCTVPPLPLVLRPSTAPVYCTPLPLVLSPSTAPVYCTLLPLVLRPSTAPVYCTPPSPCSQPLHGPSVLNPPSPCSQALHGPSVLYPPSPCSQPLHGPSVLNPPSPCSQPLHGPSVLNPPSPCSQALHGPSVLYPPFPLFSAPPRPQCTEPCLVLIGVKKLSGE; encoded by the exons ATGACCAAATTGAAGCTAtcaaactccagccaccctcCTTCCCCTTGTTCTCAGGCCCTCCACGGCCCCAGTGTACTGTACCCCCCTTCCCCTTGTTCTCAGGCCCTCCACGGCCCCAGTGTACTGTACCCTCCTTCCCCTTGTTCTCAGGCCCTCCACGGCCCCAGTGTACTGTACCCTCCTTCCCCTTGTTCTCAGCCCCTCCACGGCCCCAGTGTACTGTACCCCCCTTCCCCTTGTTCTCAGCCCCTCCACGGCCCCAGTGTACTGTACCCTCCTTCCCCTTGTTCTCAGCCCCTCCACGGCCCCAGTGTACTGTACCCCTCCTTCCCCTTGTTCTCAGCCCCTCCACGGCCCCAGTGTACTGTACCCTCCTTCCCCTTGTTCTCAGGCCCTCCACGGCCCCAGTGTACTGTACCCCCCTTCCCCTTGTTCTCAGCCCCTCCACGGCCCCAGTGTACTGTACCCTCCTTCCCCTTGTTCTCAGCCCCTCCACGGCCCCAGTGTACTGTACCCTCCTTCCCCTTGTTCTCAGCCCCTCCACGGCCCCAGTGTACTGTACCCTCCTTCCCCTTGTTCTCAGGCCCTCCACGGCCCCAGTGTACTGTACCCCCCTTCCCCTTGTTCTCAGCCCCTCCACGGCCCCAGTGTACTGTACCCCCCTTCCCCTTGTTCTCAGGCCCTCCACGGCCCCAGTGTACTGTACCCTCCTTCCCCTTGTTCTCAGGCCCTCCACGGCCCCAGTGTACTGTACCCCCCTTCCCCTTGTTCTCAGGCCCTCCACGCCCCCAGTGTACTGTACCCTCCTTCCCCTTGTTCTCAGCCCCTCCACGCCCCCAGTGTACTGTACCCCCCTTCCCCTTGTTCTCAGGCCCTCCACGCCCCCAGTGTACTGTACCCCCCTTCCCCTTGTTCTCAGGCCCTCCACGGCCCCAGTGTACTGTACCCCCCTTCCCCTTGTTCTCAGGCCCTCCACGCCCCCAGTGTACTGTACCCTCCTTCCCCTTGTTCTCAGGCCCTCCACGCCCCCAGTGTACTGTACCTCCCTTCCCCTTGTTCTCAGGCCCTCCACGCCCCCAGTGTACTGTACCCTCCTTCCCCTTGTTCTCAGGCCCTCCACGCCCCCAGTGTACTGTACCTCCCTTCCCCTTGTTCTCAGGCCCTCCACGCCCCCAGTGTACTGTACCCTCCTTCCCCTTGTTCTCAGCCCCTCCACGCCCCCAGTGTACTGTACCCCCCTTCCCCTTGTTCTCAGGCCCTCCACGGCCCCAGTGTACTGTACCCCCCTTCCCCTTGTTCTCAGCCCCTCCACGGCCCCAGTGTACTGTACCCTCCTTCCCCTTGTTCTCAGCCCCTCCACGGCCCCAGTGTACTGTACCTCCCTTCCCCTTGTTCTCAGGCCCTCCACGGCCCCAGTGTACTGTACCCCCCTTCCCCTTGTTCTCAGGCCCTCCACGGCCCCAGTGTACTGTACCCCCCTTCCCCTTGTTCTCAGGCCCTCCACGGCCCCAGTGTACTGTACCCCCCCTTCCCCTTGTTCTCAGCCCCTCCACGGCCCCAGTGTACTGTACCCCTCCTTCCCCTTGTTCTCAGGCCCTCCACGGCCCCAGTGTACTGTACCCCTCTTTCCCTTGTTCTCAGCCCCTCCACGGCCCCAGTGTACTGTACCTCCCTTCCCCTTGTTCTCAGCCCCTCCACGGCCCCAGTGTACTGTACCCCTCCTTCCCCTTGTTCTCAGCCCCTCCACGGCCCCAGTGTACTGAACCCTCCTTCCCCTTGTTCTCAGGCCCTCCACGGCCCCAGTGTACTGAACCCTCCTTCCCCTTGTTCTCAGCCCCTCCACGGCCCCAGTGTACTGTACCCCCCTTCCCCTTGTTCTCAGGCCCTCCACGGCCCCAGTGTACTGTACCCCCCTTCCCCTTGTTCTCAGGCCCTCCACGGCCCCAGTGTACTGTACCCCCCTTCCCCTTGTTCTCAGGCCCTCCACGGCCCCAGTGTACTGTACCCTCCTTCCCCTTGTTCTCAGCCCCTCCACGGCCCCAGTGTACTGAACCCTCCTTCCCCTTGTTCTCAGCCCCTCCACGGCCCCAGTGTACTGTACCCCCCCTTCCCCTTGTTCTCAGGCCCTCCACGGCCCCAGTGTACTGTACCCCCCTTCCCCTTGTTCTCAG CCCCTCCACGGCCCCAGTGTACTGTACCCTCCTTCCCCTTGTTCTCAGGCCCTCCACGGCCCCAGTGTACTGTACCCCCCCTTCCCCTTGTTCTCAGCCCCTCCACGGCCCCAGTGTACTGAACCCCCCTTCCCCTTGTTCTCAGGCCCTCCACGGCCCCAGTGTACTGTATCCCCCTTCCCCTTGTTCTCAGCCCCTCCACGGCCCCAGTGTACTGAACCCCCCTTCCCCTTGTTCTCAGCCCCTCCACGGCCCCAGTGTACTGAACCCCCCTTCCCCTTGTTCTCAGGCCCTCCACGGCCCCAGTGTACTGTACCCCCCCTTCCCCTTGTTCTCAGCCCCTCCACGGCCCCAGTGTACTGAACCCTGTCTTGTCCTCatcggagtgaaaaagttgagtGGAGAATAA
- the LOC120041275 gene encoding proline-rich extensin-like protein EPR1 isoform X1 gives MTKLKLSNSSHPPSPCSQALHGPSVLYPPSPCSQALHGPSVLYPPSPCSQALHGPSVLYPPSPCSQPLHGPSVLYPPSPCSQPLHGPSVLYPPSPCSQPLHGPSVLYPSFPLFSAPPRPQCTVPSFPLFSGPPRPQCTVPPFPLFSAPPRPQCTVPSFPLFSAPPRPQCTVPSFPLFSAPPRPQCTVPSFPLFSGPPRPQCTVPPFPLFSAPPRPQCTVPPFPLFSGPPRPQCTVPSFPLFSGPPRPQCTVPPFPLFSGPPRPQCTVPSFPLFSAPPRPQCTVPPFPLFSGPPRPQCTVPPFPLFSGPPRPQCTVPPFPLFSGPPRPQCTVPSFPLFSGPPRPQCTVPPFPLFSGPPRPQCTVPSFPLFSGPPRPQCTVPPFPLFSGPPRPQCTVPSFPLFSAPPRPQCTVPPFPLFSGPPRPQCTVPPFPLFSAPPRPQCTVPSFPLFSAPPRPQCTVPPFPLFSGPPRPQCTVPPFPLFSGPPRPQCTVPPFPLFSGPPRPQCTVPPLPLVLSPSTAPVYCTPPSPCSQALHGPSVLYPSFPCSQPLHGPSVLYLPSPCSQPLHGPSVLYPSFPLFSAPPRPQCTEPSFPLFSGPPRPQCTEPSFPLFSAPPRPQCTVPPFPLFSGPPRPQCTVPPFPLFSGPPRPQCTVPPFPLFSGPPRPQCTVPSFPLFSAPPRPQCTEPSFPLFSAPPRPQCTVPPLPLVLRPSTAPVYCTPLPLVLRPSTAPVYCTPLPLVLSPSTAPVYCTLLPLVLRPSTAPVYCTPPSPCSQPLHGPSVLNPPSPCSQALHGPSVLYPPSPCSQPLHGPSVLNPPSPCSQPLHGPSVLNPPSPCSQALHGPSVLYPPFPLFSAPPRPQCTEPCLVLIGVKKLSGE, from the exons ATGACCAAATTGAAGCTAtcaaactccagccaccctcCTTCCCCTTGTTCTCAGGCCCTCCACGGCCCCAGTGTACTGTACCCCCCTTCCCCTTGTTCTCAGGCCCTCCACGGCCCCAGTGTACTGTACCCTCCTTCCCCTTGTTCTCAGGCCCTCCACGGCCCCAGTGTACTGTACCCTCCTTCCCCTTGTTCTCAGCCCCTCCACGGCCCCAGTGTACTGTACCCCCCTTCCCCTTGTTCTCAGCCCCTCCACGGCCCCAGTGTACTGTACCCTCCTTCCCCTTGTTCTCAGCCCCTCCACGGCCCCAGTGTACTGTACCCCTCCTTCCCCTTGTTCTCAGCCCCTCCACGGCCCCAGTGTACTGTACCCTCCTTCCCCTTGTTCTCAGGCCCTCCACGGCCCCAGTGTACTGTACCCCCCTTCCCCTTGTTCTCAGCCCCTCCACGGCCCCAGTGTACTGTACCCTCCTTCCCCTTGTTCTCAGCCCCTCCACGGCCCCAGTGTACTGTACCCTCCTTCCCCTTGTTCTCAGCCCCTCCACGGCCCCAGTGTACTGTACCCTCCTTCCCCTTGTTCTCAGGCCCTCCACGGCCCCAGTGTACTGTACCCCCCTTCCCCTTGTTCTCAGCCCCTCCACGGCCCCAGTGTACTGTACCCCCCTTCCCCTTGTTCTCAGGCCCTCCACGGCCCCAGTGTACTGTACCCTCCTTCCCCTTGTTCTCAGGCCCTCCACGGCCCCAGTGTACTGTACCCCCCTTCCCCTTGTTCTCAGGCCCTCCACGCCCCCAGTGTACTGTACCCTCCTTCCCCTTGTTCTCAGCCCCTCCACGCCCCCAGTGTACTGTACCCCCCTTCCCCTTGTTCTCAGGCCCTCCACGCCCCCAGTGTACTGTACCCCCCTTCCCCTTGTTCTCAGGCCCTCCACGGCCCCAGTGTACTGTACCCCCCTTCCCCTTGTTCTCAGGCCCTCCACGCCCCCAGTGTACTGTACCCTCCTTCCCCTTGTTCTCAGGCCCTCCACGCCCCCAGTGTACTGTACCTCCCTTCCCCTTGTTCTCAGGCCCTCCACGCCCCCAGTGTACTGTACCCTCCTTCCCCTTGTTCTCAGGCCCTCCACGCCCCCAGTGTACTGTACCTCCCTTCCCCTTGTTCTCAGGCCCTCCACGCCCCCAGTGTACTGTACCCTCCTTCCCCTTGTTCTCAGCCCCTCCACGCCCCCAGTGTACTGTACCCCCCTTCCCCTTGTTCTCAGGCCCTCCACGGCCCCAGTGTACTGTACCCCCCTTCCCCTTGTTCTCAGCCCCTCCACGGCCCCAGTGTACTGTACCCTCCTTCCCCTTGTTCTCAGCCCCTCCACGGCCCCAGTGTACTGTACCTCCCTTCCCCTTGTTCTCAGGCCCTCCACGGCCCCAGTGTACTGTACCCCCCTTCCCCTTGTTCTCAGGCCCTCCACGGCCCCAGTGTACTGTACCCCCCTTCCCCTTGTTCTCAGGCCCTCCACGGCCCCAGTGTACTGTACCCCCCCTTCCCCTTGTTCTCAGCCCCTCCACGGCCCCAGTGTACTGTACCCCTCCTTCCCCTTGTTCTCAGGCCCTCCACGGCCCCAGTGTACTGTACCCCTCTTTCCCTTGTTCTCAGCCCCTCCACGGCCCCAGTGTACTGTACCTCCCTTCCCCTTGTTCTCAGCCCCTCCACGGCCCCAGTGTACTGTACCCCTCCTTCCCCTTGTTCTCAGCCCCTCCACGGCCCCAGTGTACTGAACCCTCCTTCCCCTTGTTCTCAGGCCCTCCACGGCCCCAGTGTACTGAACCCTCCTTCCCCTTGTTCTCAGCCCCTCCACGGCCCCAGTGTACTGTACCCCCCTTCCCCTTGTTCTCAGGCCCTCCACGGCCCCAGTGTACTGTACCCCCCTTCCCCTTGTTCTCAGGCCCTCCACGGCCCCAGTGTACTGTACCCCCCTTCCCCTTGTTCTCAGGCCCTCCACGGCCCCAGTGTACTGTACCCTCCTTCCCCTTGTTCTCAGCCCCTCCACGGCCCCAGTGTACTGAACCCTCCTTCCCCTTGTTCTCAGCCCCTCCACGGCCCCAGTGTACTGTACCCCCCCTTCCCCTTGTTCTCAGGCCCTCCACGGCCCCAGTGTACTGTACCCCCCTTCCCCTTGTTCTCAG GCCCTCCACGGCCCCAGTGTACTGTACCCCCCTTCCCCTTGTTCTCAGCCCCTCCACGGCCCCAGTGTACTGTACCCTCCTTCCCCTTGTTCTCAGGCCCTCCACGGCCCCAGTGTACTGTACCCCCCCTTCCCCTTGTTCTCAGCCCCTCCACGGCCCCAGTGTACTGAACCCCCCTTCCCCTTGTTCTCAGGCCCTCCACGGCCCCAGTGTACTGTATCCCCCTTCCCCTTGTTCTCAGCCCCTCCACGGCCCCAGTGTACTGAACCCCCCTTCCCCTTGTTCTCAGCCCCTCCACGGCCCCAGTGTACTGAACCCCCCTTCCCCTTGTTCTCAGGCCCTCCACGGCCCCAGTGTACTGTACCCCCCCTTCCCCTTGTTCTCAGCCCCTCCACGGCCCCAGTGTACTGAACCCTGTCTTGTCCTCatcggagtgaaaaagttgagtGGAGAATAA